Within the Vigna angularis cultivar LongXiaoDou No.4 chromosome 10, ASM1680809v1, whole genome shotgun sequence genome, the region TTTTTACAGAAGGGTGCTTTTATTTCGAAGTTGCCAAAATTGGTGAGGAATTTGAATAATGTCCCATTTGAATTTACTGTGGAGGGGTAACGACTTACTCTAGTTTTGGAGTATATTTCATTCTACGCCATTTGGtaattttgaagtaaaattaTCCACATCGTTGGGAGCCAAGCCTTGTCCACTGGTTCACCCTTTATATGGATTCTTTGCTGAGTTTCAGTGTTTTCAAATCTTATGATGTTACCGATTCTTCTTTGTAGTACTTGAATATTTTGCCTCGTGTAGTTGATGCTCTAAGAGTTGAATTCGTATCGTACTTGTCGCAAAAGGTTTGTTAATCGTGATAATTTAATCTCACCGGGGCATCTTTTGGTGTGGCTGAACAGGTTAAAAAACTTCTCGATGAAGGAATGAATGTCAATGTATCTGCATGGGGCCCTAAATCGAAAGGGGTGACCCCTCTCCACCTTGCTGCGGAAGGTGGTCACATTGGAGTGATGGATGTGCTACTTGAGCATGGTGCTGACATTGATGCCAGAACCAAGGGTGCTTGTGGCTGTAAGTGATTTATTCTTGCCGTTAGGACTTAAGGCCTGtcttttctctctccctctctctttttctttttcttaaaaactactttgaagtaaaaagaaaaggttttcagATTTTATGACAGTTTTTTGGTAATTGTTTAAGACTGAAGTGTTGCTGTCAGGTTAAAATTTCCTGTATAGcctattatttttacttttacaatgTGTTTGACGGAGAAGAGGAAGTCAAGATCAGTTGGGTAAAAATTACTGTAATAGTACAATGTCAATACAGATTCAAAGTATGAATCTCTTACATTGATCTCTTCTCTCGAACCAGGGACACCGCTCCACATTGCAGCCAAAGAAAGGAGGAGGGATGCTGTGAAATTCTTGATAGAGAATGGAGCCTTTTTGCCACCCGATATCAATGATTGCAGATTTAATCCTCCGCTTCATTACTGCCCAGGACTAGAGTGGGCCTATGAGGAGATGAAGCGTCATCGACTGCTAGACTTATCTTCTGGAGAGACATCTTACAGCTCTGAAAGCTAATTAACTTTTCATGGATTTGGTTGGGTGTTTGATAGTGTATTTGGATGCCTGTATGTGGAGATCAATGCAATGCGTGTCAGATTTGAAGCTAAGTCCCTTTTATAAATTTGGAATGAAAGTTTGTTAATGTGTGCTTTTAGAAAACGTATCCACACATGCACTGGATCAGTATTGTGGGAATAAATGTAGAATGAAATAAAACAACGCACTGCATGAGTTGCTTAATGTATGGAGATGACCTACGTACTGTTTTATGTGGTTGGAACAATTGtgtattattgtttatttgataaTGTTGTGTTCTTGATGCTGTCATTTACGTGTTGTAGTTTTGTAGGCGCGCACACAATGCTTTGTTTCACTATAATCTCAGTTTAGAAAGTATTACTACAATTGTCTGTGTTTGATGTGTTATTTCGTGAAAAATaagcttttttttaataaaattttttgaCATGTTTGAAGAATTTAGTTATGTTAGCGAATTGAATGAACTTATTGTGTTTGGGTATCAAATGGTTGAATAAAAATTGGGAAAAATGcactgttttttaatttttgaaataaaaaatagtgaaGTAATATTTACAGTGAATAAAAGTGTGATGATGACCAAGCACCTTCCTttcatgaagaaaaaaaagtagaaaaagtaCACGAACACttcgttttaattttttatcagcatatttggattttattttacctgtattttattgttttcatttttgtttaaacaGAAGAACTTGTCTTAAATAGATCTTAActgtttattctattttttttaattaatatactgCATTGAAATAAAATCTATTCGCAATTTTCCCACTAAAATAGACATTTATGgttttcattgttttatttgGTCTGTCTTAAAAGAGAACAAATTAGAGATAAATTCAGCACGACATGCTTAGTAGCAACAAATAATAAAGTGAGAcgtataaaatttgaaataaaaaatagtaattttatttttacttagaAGGTGTGGAACGTCAAATGTAGCAGTCAATTTGTTGACTTCAATGCACAGGCGTTTAAGTTCTTGAGACAAAAAAATTGGTATGGAATATCTAtcattatatagtttataaaaaaatggtaattGGATGACatagaaataaagaagaatatGGTGTTCCTTTTGACCATCATTAAAAAGAAGTcaattcaaaagaaacaaattgcCAAATgtatttgtcaataaaataaatccaaGAAATAATGAATTGATGTTGAACATCAAAAAGAGTGGAAGGTTCTATAGCAGGCCtagttatataataaataaatacaagaaaaaaattactgTGAAGCCAAGCAGATAAGAGTGATTTTACATTGCAAGATAAGGTTTTTCTTGATTTAACTTAGCATCCatattcattctttcttttGGTGATTCCATTGAATGATCAACTGTTCACATTCATAATGAAGATAATGTAAAGCAGAAGCAACATCCATCATGATATTTAATCTTTGATCAAGGTTTAATGTTCTTGAATGTTCTTCATGCAACCACTGCTCTAAGCTTCCATTTTTCATGTACTCGAAAACTAGAGTTTTAAATTCCTCACCATTGTAGTCTATTCCAGAACATGTTAAAATTGGAACTATATTTCGatgtttaatatgttttagtGCATTGCATTCAGTGATGAAACTCTTTTGAGATCCTCTTTTTATAAGGTTCAAGACTTTTATGGCCATAAATTTCTCTTCTGACCTAAGAATTCCTTCGTAGACAAAGCTAAAATTTCAGAGCCTATCAAATTTGTGATTGAGAACCCATTGGTTGCGTTGTGTAGGCTTGCTACCAacatgaatggatgaagttttACAAGTTTCTTACCATGGATAGGGCGTGGTGGTAGATGCAGTTCTGAAATACATCCACAAAGATTACTGTTCTAAATTGAAGCAGTACCATGTGATCAGTCTCATTTTCTGATGCAGAGGCAACAGGTTTTGGAATGAACCATGGtgattttaaagtaaaaagaacaaGAAGGTGGACATATTTAGACCAAAATGCAAGtaacattaaagaaaaatacttcATTTTGATGAAATTGGAGGCTGCTTGATGGTGATATTATTACTGTTAGATAACTTGATAATAGAAGAAGCACATATTTTGCATATCATCattaaaatcaagaaaataaccGATTGTCAAATGCAGATCATTTGTGTACATGTCAGAAAATTAAATCCAAGAAATAATGAGTTATCCATATAAAACATCCAACGATTACACAAACAAAATTCTTTCATCGTACCATGGCCACTGCATCTGTCGCAATGTCACATGTAAGAACACATTGAACTTTAAAAGGAGTGGAAGGTTCCATGGCAGGCCcagttattataaataaatgcaagAACATTTAAGTTCTAGCAGATATTGAAGTATTAAACCAACTCTTAATACAATCGCAGGTTATTCAGAGGTACTATGTACATTTCATTTTCTAATTCATGTAATTGCAATGTGTTGGAAAACATTTTGAGTTCTGAGGAGTAGGCTTTTTTATGCCTATCAGGAGTTTCTGTAAGTTAGTTAGTGATTAATTAGATTATTGAAGTATTATCCTTATTCAgtgtcttcttttttttctgcaATCTATATTTCAAGTTGTTGGAAAACAGCGATATTTGTTCCCTTCTCTACTAATTCAAAATGGATACTATGCGTAAGcgtaaaaataaaagtgtatgcgtaggaaaaaaataataccgaaaattttaacatgaaaaatcttctcggaaaaaaccacgaGACCTTGTCCAGAAaattatctccactatgaaagtaggattacagtgtttctctcactctctgaggatctctcaataaatctcaccctctcggatgatATACAAAAAAACTCTCTTTTGCACACTCACAGTATCTACTACGCAGTGTTTTTCACCTCTCGGTGATGTTTCTCTATTCACGGTAGTACTCGtggctttctctctttctcctctTGAATTCTTTCTTCACCGTTTGATTCTTGGTGAGTTGTGTTTTGCTGCAtattttgcattcattttagaatgaatgaaggaagaaagaacAAGAAATATGATTGGTACATTGGAGCAATTTACGGAGCTTTAGCAAAGGTGGAAAACATTCTTTCTCAATATATGGTATATGAAAAACATTCACCCTATCCTTCTTTTCAACATGTGGATGGatccatttttgtttttatccatCACAAGTGATTGCTAGAAATTGCATATATAGCATGGTTGCTGCTGCTAACACCGgcagaaaaaaaatgttttgtaaGCAAACATTTTAAATGCTTGTGTCCAATAAATGAGCGCAAAAATgcattaatttttgtttttgatttggGATTTATCAAGTAATTTATTGTCGAATATTTTCTTTCTACAAACTGATGCAGTGCAATACCAAATTGTACAGCACATTCCTATCAGTCTATTAAAATATGTCAAGGCCTGCACACACAGAATTAAAAACACCTTTGTCTTTGGCAAGGaaatattaatgatatatttgtCCAACTTTctatataaaatcaatttctattaaaaactattatttttatcaaaattaaattatttattttcattatttttcagaatatttgaatatcaaattatttatttttaatagctTAAAGTCACAATTAAATACTACCTGAGTTTGTTAATTAgtctttattaaatattataaaaatatatattttggtttaaatatttcaaatttccAATGGAgtacataaaagaaaagaactttTATAAGAATTCATCCCCACTAGTGCTTTGGATGCAATGGCTAAGAGTGATTACAATAAATCAACTTTATTGTAGATtgtaattattcttttattaaaataatatatttcattaaaatacttttttttagtcTATATGTAATTTATTATGATTCATGCAATCAATACTAACAATCAATTTTCATCTGTCAGCCATAAAGACATTCCagtttaattattagttttgaatttgagttttaagataataacattaaatattgaaataacttatataacaattttatcaaaatcaaatatgacTACCTCTCACATATGACATGATACatgatattgataaaaaatattttaataaacttctgtaaaataaaaaaatatatattgattgtcgtttttttttcttttttcttgcaTGGAGCAAGACTTAATTAAGAtggattttatatgttttatgtgGAAAACGATATAGAAGAAAGTCAAATATTCTAATGTTATACTTTTATcctatttaaatatataattttataaatttatactattataatgttataaatatataaatttataattttatgtttttataatttaataattttataatgtaaagTTAATAATTAAAGAAGAGATGATAtatgaaaaggagaagaaaatagtTGAacgagaaaaagaaatatttatagaaaacaattttttgaataattttttttaaattgtagaagaaaattatttttttggaagagaaaactcttcttcttttattactaaaataagtgttttgataaaatatttttgggttaaatatgtttttagtccctaaattattggtcgtttctggttttcgtccttctttcaaagtaaggtacaatttggtcctcattattttcgaaactttggttttagtcctcaaaaactaacaccgttaaaaatgtgctgacgtggctaacgggaGACTGACACacgactttttttttaatgtttctcaccttttctccccttctctctcttGGATCCATCTTCCACCCATAATATTGTATGGTTTCGGATTGGTTTTCTTTGGACTTCAGTTTTTAAAATACCAAAACATATTTCAGAAAATGAcattagtataataaaaatatatatttcataataaaagaatatatatttgtttagtttaataaaatcttaaaaatattgttaaatcaaatattgtaatttttttaattttaaactaacaTAAACAAATGGCTTTGgccaatatatattttaatttaagtagtaatatatatatatatatatatatatatatatatatatgaataaagttataaaaatacttatatttatttactgcaagaaaaaattaattaaaagttataaaaaaaattatcaaaacatttTACCTTTGCCACTGTAAGCTACAAAGGTGTTATTACAAAGGTGTTATTACCACCATATTACCTTTGCCACTGGATATGTTGTGAAGTTGAGCTTAAAGGTGTTATTACCACCATAACTGTTAAGCTTTCATTGCCTACTATCTCTGTGCCCTTTGGTGCTAAACGTGAATTTTGTTGTTTCTTCAGTGATCTGCAACTATTCTAACCGAAGCAATTGTTTTCAGGTGATTCAAATTCAATTGCTGAAAAGCCAGAGGAGAATGATGACAACAAGAAGCTTTTGCCACCACTTGCGCCTATGCCACCACTGGAAAATGTGGGCGGATACTGTGTAATTAAGGAAAGGAAGAGACTAGggagagagaggaagaaaaactGATAAActctgacaaaaaaaaaattgtgtcagtctcccgttagccacgtcagcacatttttaacgatgttagtttttgaggactaaaaccaaagtttcgagaagaatgaggaccaaattgtaccttactttgaaagaggaacgaaaaccagaaacggccaataatttagagactaaaaacatatttaacccaatatTTCTCCGTCTATAGCAGTATACTTTCTGTTGAGTTTCTAGTACAAATCTTGTCTCTAAAAgcattaatttatttcttaattctCTATTATTATAAGATTTACAGACAACTTTACCAAACTGTGCGAATAAATTCTCAAAATTATCATAAATGATTAGAATTCATTTatgtgttaaaaataatatttagtattCTCTGAtactatttcaattttatcacAATAGTGGGTATTATCTAAACTCAGTAGTAACTTCActattatttacatatatatgggataaaacactaaaagtagaaatttataaaataaatgtagatataaaaatgaaagtgtaaaatttgttcttgtagaaataaattaaatagctaatttagaaaataaaaaagaagaaacaaagaaggaagaagaagaaagatagGGTTggcaaaagagaagaaaaaaaaaacaataggCACTAATGAGGGAAGATTATTGGTTGTGGAAGACAAGACAACATAGTTGACAAACTCACATCAATCAAGGTATCATATCCTCATTATTTATGTCTTCAGATTTCAACTTCACAATCCTAATGTCatataaaaacattacaaaGTTTTGGAAATGCCCAAAATGTTGAAGAAATAGTGTCCACTTGAGGAGTGGATTAAAAGTCCTAAGTCAAGTTCAAACCGAATCACGATGGAAACAAACACACCTAATCATTTATATGTACAATCAACACTATGGTTTCTCAAAGTTAATCAAAGACAAATTGTACTtatcaaatgaaaaagaaaaaaacagaacAACTTATACTATTCCCATAAGAGGTCGTGTTGCTAAATATAGATCCATGATATCTTCCCACAGTGGctgaatttgtttaatttttagaagggctttgaccccaattatatttatatgaaagtaatttttttcaaatgttttataaggtcatgtatattttttttctcaaaactacttttaaaaattgtgttttgtttttaaattaaattatatatttatttcgtCCCTTCGTCTTGAAGGTTAACTACGTATGAGGATCTAGAAATTTGATCGAAATATTTACaatcttaaattattattttgtaatcttAAGATATTATCTTGGTAAGCTTAGGAtattattttggtaattttagtttattatctttgtaatatttagttattattattgcaACTGAAATATCCTCCAACTCAagagaatataaataatttatgaccgatttattaataaatgaaacgTTAACTTCCGCTATCAattgaataaactaattttagtttaaaaataattataaacctTATAAGTCAAGAAATATTCTGATTATTTATATCTTGAGTTTAAGGCATCTCAATTTTtactaaaacataaatacaaattaaaaaagactaagaataaaaaacatgtttaaccTATCTATATTAATTATAGACTGTACTAGACtcatcttataaataaatagttgAGTTAAATTCAACCATATTTACGTCAATTACTTTCTCTTTGTTCTTCATGTGAaagaacataataaaaatattaagaagaaaagacaacctcatcaaaacaaaaatggaaTCTGTACCATGATGAGAAAACTAGGTATTGTCACAAATGTGATGAACTTCAGTTACTTTTAGATAAGACAACACTAAAAAGTAACTGGCACCCTCCATAATATCTTGTCTTATTTGACCAAGCGTTATCGAATACTCTTTCTCTTCATCAGGAAATATCAGTCTTTTCTCACCACAATTTATAAGAATGTgattggcagccaaccaatccatccctaaaattacctctaaaccttgaagaggtaaaCAAATGAGGTTCACCTTAAATCTACGTCCCTCAacctcaataggacatctaatGCACATAGTAGATGTCCTAACCTCACCAgtcgctggggttgacaccaccaagtcgaactgcatctcgCTCTCAGCTAAACCCAGTttctcaacgcacgccttcgagatgaaggaatgtgttGCCCCCGAGTCATACAACACACAGCAAGATTTACCATACAACAAGCAAGCACCGAAAATGAGGTTACCTGAGCTTGTTGCTTCCGCGCCCGTTATAGCATACACGCGCCCAACCGCTTGCGCTCGTCCACCCTTTCCTTGTTGAACTCTCCCAGCATTTGGTGGTCTCATCACCACTCACCTACCCATATTACACTCGCTCTCAAGATGTCCATTTCTTCGACATCGAGCGCAATACTTTCCTCCAACTAGCTGAGGACATGAAGACCAatagtgtggtcctccacactgaAAGCAAGTTACGATCCCCGGCTGTCCAGACTGCACGACCGCAACCATAGACTGAGAAGGAGTCCCACTAGAACTGGCAGTTAGTACAGGACGAGTGTATGGGTTCCTCCTTTGACCCAAAGCGTTCCTTGAAATAATTGCTCCTCTGACCGTCTGCTGTTGCTTCTTCTGTTGTTCCACTTCTGCCACGTTCTTCTCCAATACTTTAGCTCTCTCAACCATGGCAGGAAAAGACCTAATACACAGGCTGGATATCAGTAGCTTCAAATCACTCCTCAGCCCATTTTCAAACTTCCGACACTGCCACTCTTCACTGGTAGCCATAGTGTTGAACCTTACTAAGTGCTTGAACTTGTTGGTGTACTCCGATACAGACATCCCACCTTGCACCAACTGGAGAAACTCCACCTCTTTAGCGAAACGTACGCTATTTGGAAAATACTCCTCATAGAACTTGCTTCTGAAGACTTCCCACGAGATGAGACTTTGGGTGTCCGCCATAATCATCTTCATGCTCATCCACCAATAACTAGCCTCTCTAGTCAACAGATACTCTGTAAAGGCCAGCCTCTTGTCATCCGGACACCCCTTAGCATTATAGATTCGTTCCATGTCCCGTAG harbors:
- the LOC108334638 gene encoding phytochrome-interacting ankyrin-repeat protein 2, which produces MLEEQPVLFRRSPSRRRLRPRFDTDDRGWTSLHVLARKGDLKLVKKLLDEGMNVNVSAWGPKSKGVTPLHLAAEGGHIGVMDVLLEHGADIDARTKGACGWTPLHIAAKERRRDAVKFLIENGAFLPPDINDCRFNPPLHYCPGLEWAYEEMKRHRLLDLSSGETSYSSES
- the LOC108334848 gene encoding uncharacterized protein LOC108334848: MASRPPPTVSVERNPSDNTRLLESVIEALQQQNVALVQQNTTALQSLEAARANSEATQRQLMEIIATTGNTAGASTSSGNHQTEWSLESFLQHHTAKFNRKCLPDEADQWLRDMERIYNAKGCPDDKRLAFTEYLLTREASYWWMSMKMIMADTQSLISWEVFRSKFYEEYFPNSVRFAKEVEFLQLVQGGMSVSEYTNKFKHLVRFNTMATSEEWQCRKFENGLRSDLKLLISSLCIRSFPAMVERAKVLEKNVAEVEQQKKQQQTVRGAIISRNALGQRRNPYTRPVLTASSSGTPSQSMVAVVQSGQPGIVTCFQCGGPHYWSSCPQLVGGKYCARCRRNGHLESECNMGR